The Deltaproteobacteria bacterium genome segment AGGCGACGATCGTGAATTTATCGATAGATTCTCCGCGGAACTTTCGAAGCTGTTGCCGAGGGTGGGATGGTCCGGCGAGGACCTTCTGCATATCCGGCAGCGGCTGGCGCCTGAATACATCGACCTTTGCGGGAACCTTCTGCCGTGGGACCGTTACTCGATCGTGGGATTCGCCTCATCCTTCCAGCAGAACACAGCGGCTGCGGCCCTGGCGCGGCGGATCAAGGAGCGGTTCCCCCAAGTGCGGATCGTCTTCGGCGGCGCCAACTTCGATCATCCGATGGGATCGGAATACATGCGCGCCTTCCCGTGGATCGACGCGGGATTTGCCGGGGAAGCGGATGAGTCCTTTCCCCGGTTCGTCGAGCGGGTGCTGGCCGGCCGTCCGCCCGAACCGGCTCCCGGGTTGGCGGTGCGCCGGGGAGGCGAAGTCATGTTCGGGGGACCGGCTCCGCTCGTCGAAGACATGGGCGGCTCGCCCGTTCCGGACTACGATGATTTTTTCCATCTTGCCGAACGTCTCGGGATGTTCGGGGAATGGGAGCATTCGGAGGAAATTCGACTGGCGTTCGAGGGATCGCGCGGCTGCTGGTGGGGGGAAAAGAGCCGATGCGCCTTCTGCGGCCTGCGGCCTGAAACCATGAAGTTCCGGGCGAAGCCGGGTGCGCAGGCGATACGGGAGCTCAGGCGGCTTTCGGACAGGCATGGACGGCGAAAATTCGTTGCGGTCGACAATGTACTGGGGGCGCGGTTTCGGGATGAGATCTGCGCGGAGCTTGCAGAGGCAAGGGACGGCTTTGAGATAACTTACGAGGTGAAGGCGGATCTCACGCGGGAGCAGCTCCGGAAACTAAAGGCCGCGGGGGTGTCGACGATCCAGCCGGGAATAGAAAGTTTCAGCAGCCGGTTGCTGCGGTTGATGAAAAAAGGCGTGACCGGCCTGGCCAATGTCGAACTGCTGAAATGGGCGCGTTATCATTCGATGAACGTCTATTGGAACCTCCTGAC includes the following:
- a CDS encoding RiPP maturation radical SAM protein 1; translation: MRAIPLPKEIDPEGVAAAVPREGRGAKVALISMPFSSPIMPSLQLGLLKALLSSRGIASDVCYLNLPFARDLGYTSFHILSNVSVPMLGEWLFARAAFGPRGDDREFIDRFSAELSKLLPRVGWSGEDLLHIRQRLAPEYIDLCGNLLPWDRYSIVGFASSFQQNTAAAALARRIKERFPQVRIVFGGANFDHPMGSEYMRAFPWIDAGFAGEADESFPRFVERVLAGRPPEPAPGLAVRRGGEVMFGGPAPLVEDMGGSPVPDYDDFFHLAERLGMFGEWEHSEEIRLAFEGSRGCWWGEKSRCAFCGLRPETMKFRAKPGAQAIRELRRLSDRHGRRKFVAVDNVLGARFRDEICAELAEARDGFEITYEVKADLTREQLRKLKAAGVSTIQPGIESFSSRLLRLMKKGVTGLANVELLKWARYHSMNVYWNLLTGIPGEEAGDYALQADRIRALRHLPPPDKVARIRIERFSAYHERPGDYGFGRLRPEASYSCVYPPEIDLNRVAYFFEAENRGVLPEGSYKELEEEVADWQAQWRVRGSRPSLTVWEESDRIVIEDARGKDGIVRYEYSGPEAALYLLCETRKPRGRRLRHLTEIWGGAITAGWLAAAEAEMLERRLMINEGEWLLSLAVPLRQIP